A stretch of the Arachis stenosperma cultivar V10309 chromosome 6, arast.V10309.gnm1.PFL2, whole genome shotgun sequence genome encodes the following:
- the LOC130936393 gene encoding probable alpha-amylase 2 isoform X1 produces the protein MGLLNTGHDQTNQQKDIGTALKNGKEILFQGFNWESHKYNWWENLESKVGEIAKAGFTSVWLPPPTHSFSPQGYTPQNLYSLNTNYGSEHHLKALLAKMKQHKLRSMADIVINHRVGTTQGRGGIYNRFDGIPLSWDEHAVTSDTGGLGNRKTGAIFQGFPNIDHTQDFVRKDIIGWLRWLRHNVGFEDFRFDFAKGFSAKYVKEYIEAAKPLFCVGEYWDSCNYRGSSLDYNQDSHRQRIINWIDGTGQLSAAFDFTTKGILQEAVKGEFWRLRDGQGKPPGVIGWWPSRSVTFVDNHDTGSTQAHWPFPSDHIMEGYAYILTHPGIPTVFYDHLFEWGNSIRNQIAKLIDVRKREGIESRSSVRILEAKQNLYSAIIGDKVCMKIGSASWCPSASHTQWELATSGHNYAVWRKQ, from the exons ATGGGCTTATTAAACACT GGACATGATCAGACCAATCAACAAAAGGATATCG GTACCGCTTTGAAGAATGGAAAGGAAATACTCTTTCAG GGATTCAACTGGGAGTCTCACAAGTACAATTGGTGGGAGAATCTAGAGAGCAAAGTTGGAGAGATAGCCAAAGCTGGATTCACTTCCGTTTGGTTGCCACCACCAACTCATTCCTTCTCACCTCAAGGCTACACTCCACAGAACCTTTACTCACTCAATACTAATTATGGCTCCGAGCATCACTTGAAAGCTCTGCTTGCTAAGATGAAGCAACACAAACTCAGATCCATGGCTGATATTGTCATCAATCATCGTGTTGGCACCACCCAGGGACGTGGAGGAATCTACAACCGTTTTGATGGAATCCCACTCTCTTGGGATGAGCATGCTGTCACTTCAGATACCGGTGGACTT GGTAACAGAAAGACCGGCGCCATATTCCAGGGGTTCCCCAATATTGACCACACCCAAGACTTTGTGAGAAAGGATATCATAGGTTGGCTAAGATGGCTGCGCCATAACGTAGGCTTTGAGGATTTTCGTTTTGATTTTGCAAAAGG GTTTTCAGCAAAATATGTGAAAGAATATATCGAAGCAGCAAAGCCATTGTTCTGTGTAGGGGAGTACTGGGATTCTTGCAACTACAGAGGTTCTTCTTTGGACTATAACCAGG ACAGCCATAGGCAGCGAATAATCAATTGGATTGATGGCACTGGACAGCTTTCAGCTGCATTTGACTTCACAACAAAAGGAATTCTCCAG GAAGCTGTGAAGGGAGAATTTTGGCGTCTGCGTGATGGTCAAGGGAAGCCGCCGGGTGTGATAGGATGGTGGCCTTCAAGATCAGTCACGTTTGTGGACAATCATGATACTGGCTCAACTCAG GCTCATTGGCCGTTCCCCTCTGATCATATTATGGAG GGATATGCATACATATTGACTCATCCTGGGATACCAACAGTTTTCTATGACCACTTGTTTGAGTGGGGCAACTCCATTCGTAACCAGATAGCGAAGCTG ATTGATGTACGGAAGCGGGAAGGTATTGAGAGTAGATCATCGGTGAGGATATTGGAAGCGAAACAAAACCTATATTCAGCGATAATCGGAGACAAGGTGTGCATGAAGATTGGAAGTGCCTCATGGTGTCCATCTGCATCTCACACCCAGTGGGAACTAGCAACCTCTGGCCACAATTATGCTGTATGGCGCAAGCAGTAG
- the LOC130933877 gene encoding serine/threonine-protein phosphatase 7 long form homolog: protein MGVLTHHAGAWCLVNRAAQQRFSPSPKALLHHARGVLQAACMQGTAPLSGNQRPLLLLPNRNLLVRKLDPSQMWNPLVENHLRATGFYHVSKIGVIRGFHPMLAALVERWRPETHTFVLPIGEVTVTLEDVANIFGLPIDGEPVSGWTDSSNEFVQSQDIAIFGRVPSVSQNAKSYIKLGWVRRIRDAELLDTEESIKRYVRCQIFCLLGSTLFTDKLTAYAHAKYLPLLRDFERIHTYSWGSACLAHLYIALCRASRYDTKEMDGTTNENGFWDTNLTPS, encoded by the exons ATGGGAGTGCTGACTCACCACGCAGGGGCGTGGTGCCTGGTGAACCGTGCAGCGCAGCAGAGATTCTCGCCGAGTCCCAAGGCACTGCTCCACCACGCAAGGGGCGTGTTGCAGGCTGCCTGCATGCAGGGGACAGCCCCCCTCTCCGGGAACCAACGACCTCTTCTCCTTCTT CCTAACAGGAATTTGTTGGTGCGTAAACTGGATCCGTCACAGATGTGGAATCCGTTGGTAGAGAACCACTTACGCGCCACGGGATTTTACCACGTATCTAAAATTGGAGTCATAAGAGGATTTCATCCCATGTTAGCTGCTCTGGTTGAAAGGTGGAGGCCTGAGACCCACACCTTTGTATTGCCGATCGGTGAGGTTACAGTGACATTAGAGGATGTCGCTAATATATTCGGCTTACCCATTGATGGAGAGCCTGTCAGTGGATGGACAGATAGCAGTAACGAGTTCGTTCAAAGTCAGGACATAGCGATATTCGGTCGTGTGCCATCAGTCAGTCAAAATGCGAAGTCCTATATAAAGCTGGGTTGGGTTCGACGTATTAGAGATGCCGAACTGTTGGACACTGAGGAGTCCATCAAGCGATATGTGAGATGTCAGATCTTCTGTTTGTTAGGGTCGACTCTATTCACAGACAAGTTGACCGCATATGCCCATGCGAAATATCTACCATTGCTTCGTGATTTCGAGCGGATCCATACTTATAGTTGGGGGTCAGCATGTCTGGCACATCTTTACATAGCACTATGCCGTGCATCACGATATGATACAAAGGAGATGGATGGAACCACAAACGAAAACGGATTCTGGGACACAAACCTCACTCCCTCATGA
- the LOC130936393 gene encoding probable alpha-amylase 2 isoform X2 produces the protein MIRPINKRISGFNWESHKYNWWENLESKVGEIAKAGFTSVWLPPPTHSFSPQGYTPQNLYSLNTNYGSEHHLKALLAKMKQHKLRSMADIVINHRVGTTQGRGGIYNRFDGIPLSWDEHAVTSDTGGLGNRKTGAIFQGFPNIDHTQDFVRKDIIGWLRWLRHNVGFEDFRFDFAKGFSAKYVKEYIEAAKPLFCVGEYWDSCNYRGSSLDYNQDSHRQRIINWIDGTGQLSAAFDFTTKGILQEAVKGEFWRLRDGQGKPPGVIGWWPSRSVTFVDNHDTGSTQAHWPFPSDHIMEGYAYILTHPGIPTVFYDHLFEWGNSIRNQIAKLIDVRKREGIESRSSVRILEAKQNLYSAIIGDKVCMKIGSASWCPSASHTQWELATSGHNYAVWRKQ, from the exons ATGATCAGACCAATCAACAAAAGGATATCG GGATTCAACTGGGAGTCTCACAAGTACAATTGGTGGGAGAATCTAGAGAGCAAAGTTGGAGAGATAGCCAAAGCTGGATTCACTTCCGTTTGGTTGCCACCACCAACTCATTCCTTCTCACCTCAAGGCTACACTCCACAGAACCTTTACTCACTCAATACTAATTATGGCTCCGAGCATCACTTGAAAGCTCTGCTTGCTAAGATGAAGCAACACAAACTCAGATCCATGGCTGATATTGTCATCAATCATCGTGTTGGCACCACCCAGGGACGTGGAGGAATCTACAACCGTTTTGATGGAATCCCACTCTCTTGGGATGAGCATGCTGTCACTTCAGATACCGGTGGACTT GGTAACAGAAAGACCGGCGCCATATTCCAGGGGTTCCCCAATATTGACCACACCCAAGACTTTGTGAGAAAGGATATCATAGGTTGGCTAAGATGGCTGCGCCATAACGTAGGCTTTGAGGATTTTCGTTTTGATTTTGCAAAAGG GTTTTCAGCAAAATATGTGAAAGAATATATCGAAGCAGCAAAGCCATTGTTCTGTGTAGGGGAGTACTGGGATTCTTGCAACTACAGAGGTTCTTCTTTGGACTATAACCAGG ACAGCCATAGGCAGCGAATAATCAATTGGATTGATGGCACTGGACAGCTTTCAGCTGCATTTGACTTCACAACAAAAGGAATTCTCCAG GAAGCTGTGAAGGGAGAATTTTGGCGTCTGCGTGATGGTCAAGGGAAGCCGCCGGGTGTGATAGGATGGTGGCCTTCAAGATCAGTCACGTTTGTGGACAATCATGATACTGGCTCAACTCAG GCTCATTGGCCGTTCCCCTCTGATCATATTATGGAG GGATATGCATACATATTGACTCATCCTGGGATACCAACAGTTTTCTATGACCACTTGTTTGAGTGGGGCAACTCCATTCGTAACCAGATAGCGAAGCTG ATTGATGTACGGAAGCGGGAAGGTATTGAGAGTAGATCATCGGTGAGGATATTGGAAGCGAAACAAAACCTATATTCAGCGATAATCGGAGACAAGGTGTGCATGAAGATTGGAAGTGCCTCATGGTGTCCATCTGCATCTCACACCCAGTGGGAACTAGCAACCTCTGGCCACAATTATGCTGTATGGCGCAAGCAGTAG